In Crinalium epipsammum PCC 9333, the following are encoded in one genomic region:
- a CDS encoding methyl-accepting chemotaxis protein, whose product MSVFSIAILAIAVFSFVAVVPALVARNSQFKATVAEVYSQISEELTRVRSQSEQIINHTEEIAQKTSQLTECQEEQVRSLDKITNGTNQMVTSLKETANQAESVGTSTEQLVSSVNEMAASIEQITGNTVELASSINQTAASIQETTTSIQSVNNITQEMATSATEVTSSMTEMAASIKSVSRDSDNLATSISETAASVEQMTRSIQGVTNNTDDLASAAEQTTASINEMAASIEEVSVTTEKLAAKVEEVGTAIEETSRSIQGVAQNAERITDAASGSATSAEQLDRSIRAVSNLTRQADEITRKVARDAELGGVTVQKSIQGFVRVRESMAQSTQVVREMGKRTNEISSIVDTINLIAERTNLLSLNASIEAARAGEAGRGFAVVAEEIRNLADRAAQATTDIATIIKALQGVVQEAVSSSNEGLKVADESNRLAEEGAIGLKTILSGIEQTKQLVSEISRATEEQISTGQNVVNAIKTTSGQAKEVARATVEQAKAISAIAQATGQMRKITQQVNQAMNEQSRAARDVIKAAQNTTNLAEQVRKAMVEQTNGTNQIMQVVEAMRKGASTTARAVSEQATASEQISKEGERLARLIAHISKAMGEQATAATQITTAVESMRRQSNQVAKGMSEQNLAIREINPATQNIAKQMATITRSNRENSTVCEYILNSLTEIRCVTEVNINVIQENQRIATDLVEEAKNLTNTINNYQLTINN is encoded by the coding sequence ATGTCTGTATTTTCAATTGCAATTTTGGCGATCGCGGTTTTTTCGTTTGTGGCTGTAGTACCAGCTTTAGTAGCACGTAACTCTCAGTTTAAAGCAACAGTTGCTGAGGTTTATAGCCAAATTTCTGAAGAACTTACTAGAGTGCGATCGCAAAGTGAACAAATAATCAATCACACAGAGGAAATTGCCCAAAAAACCTCGCAATTAACCGAATGTCAGGAAGAGCAAGTGCGATCGCTTGACAAAATTACCAATGGTACTAACCAAATGGTAACTTCTCTCAAAGAAACAGCAAACCAAGCGGAATCGGTGGGAACCTCAACAGAACAGCTAGTTTCATCAGTCAACGAAATGGCAGCTTCAATTGAGCAAATTACTGGTAACACCGTCGAGTTAGCTTCATCTATTAATCAAACTGCGGCTTCAATCCAAGAAACTACTACTTCTATTCAAAGCGTCAACAATATTACTCAAGAAATGGCGACTTCGGCGACGGAGGTAACAAGTTCAATGACAGAAATGGCTGCTTCTATTAAAAGCGTTAGTCGTGATAGTGATAACCTTGCTACATCAATTAGTGAAACAGCCGCCTCTGTTGAACAAATGACTCGTTCAATTCAAGGCGTGACTAATAATACTGATGACTTAGCCAGTGCTGCGGAACAAACCACTGCCTCAATCAACGAAATGGCAGCTTCAATAGAGGAAGTTTCTGTTACAACTGAAAAACTAGCCGCCAAAGTTGAAGAAGTTGGCACAGCTATAGAAGAAACATCCCGTTCAATTCAAGGCGTAGCACAAAACGCTGAACGCATTACTGATGCTGCTTCTGGTTCCGCTACCAGTGCAGAACAACTTGATCGCTCAATTCGTGCAGTTAGTAATTTAACGAGACAAGCTGATGAAATTACCCGCAAAGTAGCCCGCGATGCCGAACTAGGTGGTGTCACCGTTCAAAAATCAATTCAAGGGTTTGTGCGTGTGCGAGAATCAATGGCGCAATCAACACAAGTAGTGCGCGAAATGGGCAAACGTACTAATGAAATTAGTAGCATTGTCGATACAATTAACTTAATTGCCGAGCGCACAAATTTACTATCTTTAAATGCCTCAATAGAAGCTGCTCGTGCAGGAGAAGCAGGGCGTGGCTTTGCTGTCGTCGCTGAAGAAATTCGCAATTTAGCAGATCGTGCAGCCCAAGCAACCACCGATATTGCCACAATTATTAAAGCTTTGCAAGGAGTAGTACAAGAAGCTGTCAGTTCATCTAACGAAGGGTTAAAGGTAGCGGATGAAAGCAATCGCCTTGCAGAAGAAGGTGCGATTGGATTAAAAACAATTTTGTCAGGAATTGAACAAACCAAACAACTGGTTAGTGAAATTAGCCGTGCTACCGAAGAACAAATTTCGACTGGACAAAATGTAGTTAATGCCATCAAAACTACCTCTGGACAAGCTAAAGAAGTAGCACGTGCAACAGTTGAACAAGCTAAAGCAATTAGTGCGATCGCGCAAGCAACTGGACAAATGCGAAAAATTACCCAGCAAGTAAATCAGGCAATGAATGAACAATCGCGTGCTGCCCGTGACGTAATCAAAGCTGCCCAAAATACTACTAATCTTGCTGAACAAGTGCGTAAAGCAATGGTTGAACAAACCAACGGCACGAATCAAATTATGCAAGTAGTAGAAGCGATGCGTAAAGGAGCTTCTACTACTGCTCGTGCTGTATCTGAACAAGCAACAGCAAGTGAGCAAATATCTAAAGAAGGAGAACGTTTAGCACGTTTGATTGCTCATATTAGCAAGGCAATGGGCGAACAAGCAACTGCGGCTACTCAAATCACGACAGCAGTAGAAAGTATGCGCCGTCAATCAAATCAAGTTGCTAAAGGAATGAGCGAACAAAACCTGGCGATTAGAGAAATTAACCCAGCTACACAAAATATTGCTAAACAAATGGCAACCATCACGCGCTCTAATCGGGAAAACTCTACAGTTTGTGAATATATACTCAATTCACTCACAGAAATTCGCTGTGTAACTGAAGTTAACATAAATGTAATCCAAGAAAACCAGCGAATCGCTACTGATTTGGTAGAAGAAGCGAAAAATCTCACTAACACAATTAACAATTATCAATTAACAATTAACAATTAA
- a CDS encoding chemotaxis protein CheA — protein MSTDVNNESFFAEFADDYFAECEEHLEILRRDILALEDFVDRPQIERSLLEELFRSFHSLKGMSGMIGVREAEQLAHEMESYLRALREKQVTLNQAGMDALITGTKMLDQVITARRTQAQTPDITDIVAQINAVLPDSEPVEKSTNVTSASATKPLASLNLKPEEIAQLVAALHPGKKAWQFEFAPVSGLAERGINVSKIRERLQLLGQLIHAAPRITSTGGITFDFLLASDADESIFAEWKNDGVTYTHYSQESNIETVVKTHISKEEAIPPPPVVTPPPTVTAAPSNVVRVDLARLDELMQMVGELVISRARLEDHLNKLEANVPAKQLRTLRETNLALERQLRDLREGVMRVRLVPISEIFRRMQFVARDVARESNKKVTVELRGQETEIDKFVVERMMDPLLHLVRNAVSHGLEAESERVAQGKSPEGKLALRATTAGEIVVIEIEDDGRGVDLEGISSKARKLGLIDGDAIDINTALDIICSPGFSTREQADLTSGRGVGMAVVKNTVQELGGLLTLESKVRESTRFTIYLPLTLAIADALIVTVSKQTFAVPQSSVREVLEVHSSNITIFESNEIITYRGSVLPLLRLTSLFKLPESSNSRFYVIVVGTGLSAVGVAVDQIIAQQEIVVRPLTDPLVKVKGISGATELGDGRVVLIINTTELAISN, from the coding sequence ATGTCTACGGACGTTAATAATGAAAGCTTCTTTGCAGAATTTGCCGATGATTACTTTGCGGAATGTGAAGAACATCTGGAAATTTTGCGTCGAGATATTCTAGCTTTAGAAGATTTTGTTGATCGTCCCCAGATAGAGCGATCGCTACTAGAAGAACTATTCCGTAGTTTTCATTCCCTCAAAGGAATGTCGGGGATGATTGGCGTAAGAGAAGCCGAGCAATTAGCCCATGAAATGGAAAGTTATCTGCGGGCATTACGTGAAAAGCAAGTTACTCTAAATCAAGCTGGGATGGATGCCTTAATTACAGGCACAAAAATGCTGGATCAGGTAATTACTGCCCGTCGTACCCAAGCGCAAACACCTGATATTACCGACATTGTAGCCCAAATCAACGCTGTTCTTCCTGATAGTGAACCCGTAGAAAAATCAACAAATGTTACTTCTGCCTCAGCGACAAAACCATTAGCATCGCTAAATTTGAAGCCAGAAGAAATCGCCCAATTAGTTGCTGCTTTACATCCGGGTAAAAAGGCTTGGCAATTTGAATTTGCTCCGGTATCTGGTTTAGCGGAACGAGGAATAAATGTTAGCAAAATTCGGGAACGTTTACAACTATTAGGACAATTAATTCACGCAGCACCTCGTATTACCAGTACGGGAGGCATTACCTTCGATTTTCTCTTAGCTAGTGATGCAGATGAAAGCATCTTTGCTGAGTGGAAAAATGACGGCGTTACCTATACTCATTATTCCCAAGAGTCAAATATAGAGACAGTTGTAAAAACCCATATTAGTAAAGAAGAAGCAATTCCTCCACCTCCTGTAGTTACTCCCCCGCCGACGGTTACTGCTGCACCATCAAATGTAGTGCGCGTTGATTTAGCTCGTTTAGATGAATTAATGCAGATGGTTGGTGAGTTAGTAATTAGTAGAGCGCGTTTAGAAGATCATTTAAATAAGTTAGAAGCTAATGTTCCTGCAAAACAATTACGAACATTACGAGAAACTAACCTCGCTTTGGAACGACAATTGCGGGATTTACGCGAGGGGGTAATGCGGGTACGTTTAGTACCTATTAGTGAAATCTTTAGGCGGATGCAGTTTGTGGCGCGGGATGTGGCTAGAGAAAGTAATAAAAAGGTAACGGTAGAACTAAGGGGTCAGGAAACTGAAATTGATAAATTTGTAGTTGAGCGGATGATGGATCCGTTGCTGCATTTAGTCAGAAATGCCGTTAGTCATGGCTTAGAAGCAGAATCAGAGCGGGTAGCGCAAGGGAAGTCACCTGAAGGAAAGTTAGCGTTACGGGCGACTACAGCAGGGGAAATTGTGGTGATTGAAATTGAAGATGATGGGCGAGGGGTTGATCTTGAGGGGATTTCATCTAAGGCGAGAAAATTAGGCTTAATTGATGGTGATGCCATTGATATTAATACAGCTTTAGACATTATTTGTTCTCCAGGTTTTTCTACCCGCGAACAAGCTGATTTAACCAGTGGGCGGGGGGTGGGGATGGCTGTGGTTAAAAATACTGTGCAAGAATTGGGGGGTTTGCTCACGTTAGAGTCCAAAGTAAGGGAAAGTACTCGTTTTACTATCTACTTGCCTTTAACTTTAGCGATCGCAGATGCTTTAATTGTCACTGTAAGTAAACAAACTTTTGCAGTACCTCAGTCTTCAGTCCGCGAAGTTTTAGAAGTACATTCATCTAACATCACTATATTTGAAAGCAACGAAATTATTACTTATCGAGGTAGTGTTTTACCTTTACTACGCCTGACAAGCTTGTTTAAATTACCAGAATCATCAAACAGCCGTTTTTATGTAATTGTGGTTGGTACTGGTTTAAGTGCAGTTGGGGTTGCTGTAGATCAAATTATTGCTCAACAAGAAATTGTTGTGCGCCCTCTTACTGATCCTTTAGTTAAAGTTAAAGGCATTTCTGGAGCAACTGAATTAGGAGACGGACGGGTAGTTTTGATTATAAATACTACTGAATTAGCGATTAGCAATTAA
- a CDS encoding chemotaxis protein CheW produces the protein MLDNLNDSEPFILFELAGTTYALRSYFVQQMEMIEQITPVPNAAPFVEGVVFSRGQVIPAVNLRVRFGLEKIPYNPRTRLIVIHAGSRTVGVIADTAREFISVPVSTIQPPPEAISGLSSKYLEGIVTLGERLVLILNAEELLNSAEIEE, from the coding sequence ATGTTAGATAACTTGAATGATTCTGAACCATTTATCCTTTTTGAACTTGCAGGCACAACTTATGCACTACGCAGTTATTTTGTGCAGCAAATGGAGATGATTGAACAAATTACCCCTGTCCCTAATGCTGCACCCTTTGTTGAAGGTGTGGTTTTTTCTCGTGGTCAAGTGATTCCTGCGGTGAATTTGCGTGTGCGCTTTGGGCTGGAAAAAATCCCTTATAATCCTCGTACCCGTTTGATCGTGATTCATGCAGGTAGCCGCACTGTGGGTGTAATTGCAGATACCGCCCGCGAATTTATATCTGTGCCAGTTAGTACTATTCAACCACCTCCAGAAGCAATTTCTGGGTTAAGTAGCAAATATTTAGAAGGCATCGTTACGTTAGGGGAGCGTTTGGTACTGATTTTGAATGCTGAGGAATTGCTTAATAGTGCAGAAATTGAGGAGTGA
- a CDS encoding response regulator transcription factor: MAKILLVDDSSMSRRMLRNILEKAGHQVIEAKDGISGIEAYFLNHPDLVLLDLVMEGMYGLDVLEKLRQLDSTVQVIIATADIQKSTRESAETAGAKAFVNKPFASAKVMEVVNTVLKGSGIC, encoded by the coding sequence ATGGCAAAAATTTTACTTGTCGATGATTCTAGTATGTCGCGGCGAATGCTCCGTAACATACTAGAAAAAGCTGGACATCAAGTGATCGAAGCCAAAGACGGAATTTCTGGTATAGAAGCTTATTTTCTCAATCACCCCGATTTGGTCTTACTCGACTTAGTAATGGAAGGAATGTATGGACTAGATGTACTAGAAAAATTACGTCAACTAGACAGCACTGTACAAGTAATTATAGCCACCGCCGATATTCAAAAATCGACACGGGAATCTGCCGAAACAGCAGGAGCAAAAGCATTTGTAAATAAACCATTTGCATCTGCCAAGGTTATGGAAGTTGTCAATACAGTACTGAAAGGATCGGGAATATGCTAA
- a CDS encoding HEAT repeat domain-containing protein: protein MSSSKTAISIFTTDNQLIVRSWDDWLSKATGMSADEACGKKLTVIVPDLEARGLLKLFQQVLTSGTIETIAPTVDRYLIPCPPLTPSQYFERMQQRVTISPLQSSDRIIGTIVTIEDVTAKLNHECELAQQLLSHDEDTRIHAVELLTTEESPESQPSIVTAMADENWRVRQKVVDGLALRGGEHTAAMLLRTLREQHQDLGVLNSVLQVMALSNTDTIPALIECLNDSDEDLRIYAALTLGEQQDVRAIPALIKALEDPNANVRYHAIDALSQLRAEEAVDALTTLAESRNFFVSFPAIDALRRIGNPAIAPRLVPLLADQVLREPAALTLGELGNEEVVAPLVELLNTGTAPAKVIIKAIANLYYRYEKVYGEGNQIIDLFKQSITQQGTDNFLKALHHAKHNEFRSFVLILSWLDGEAIEAAMTELLNYPAARDLAKVALVKYGKRVTKLLMAQLAAADLATSEAAIVTLGRIGDPIAVPAMIEILTTIPELVIPTAGALAQIGDRRAFEALLSLIGHQDVGVRQAAISALDSLGHPEMAGRMVQLLSDPDPLVRESAVKIAGYFAYPECEQLLFAACSDPIEIVRTAAIEHIAYLENENVLTTIAHALYNETPKVRTVAAKALEHLDSNSAFPLLLSALKDPEPWVRYYAARSIGRHEYVEAIDALAQLAQSDEANHVRSSAIQALGRIGGERAVAILAPLVLVTDSEGDLPQAAIAALGMIKHPDALPTLLAVARNADTVSRLAAIRALGECNGIGVAEALQCIAQSNPQTVIVQTAIEALARLAITETNSNSHRSSSIAALIDLTAEPTRREACVTALAKLREPQIAAIATGLTHPRSGVRRAVVDALTRLKHPQASAFLETALEDSDGIVRLAAVTALGYLGNRSAERKLVILARTDPDPAVRRAAQKVLQM, encoded by the coding sequence ATGTCCTCATCCAAGACTGCCATCAGTATCTTTACAACTGACAATCAACTGATAGTGCGTTCGTGGGATGATTGGTTGTCAAAGGCTACAGGTATGAGTGCGGATGAAGCTTGTGGCAAAAAATTAACTGTAATTGTCCCCGATTTAGAAGCACGAGGCTTACTGAAGCTGTTCCAGCAAGTACTTACTTCTGGGACAATTGAAACTATTGCTCCCACAGTTGATCGTTACTTAATTCCTTGTCCACCGTTGACACCTTCCCAGTATTTTGAGCGGATGCAACAACGGGTAACAATTTCACCGTTGCAATCAAGCGATCGCATTATTGGTACGATTGTCACAATTGAAGATGTCACCGCCAAACTCAATCATGAATGTGAGTTGGCACAACAACTATTGAGCCATGATGAAGATACTCGCATCCATGCTGTTGAATTGTTAACAACAGAAGAATCCCCAGAATCTCAGCCCAGCATAGTCACAGCAATGGCTGATGAAAACTGGCGGGTAAGGCAGAAAGTTGTTGATGGCTTGGCGCTACGAGGCGGCGAACACACAGCAGCTATGCTGCTACGGACTTTAAGGGAACAGCATCAAGATTTAGGTGTATTAAACAGTGTGCTACAAGTAATGGCACTGAGCAATACAGATACTATTCCAGCACTGATTGAATGTTTAAATGATTCTGATGAAGATTTGCGGATATATGCAGCACTGACATTAGGAGAACAACAAGATGTCAGGGCAATCCCAGCTTTAATTAAAGCTTTAGAAGATCCTAATGCCAATGTCCGCTATCACGCCATTGATGCGTTGAGCCAGTTACGAGCAGAAGAAGCTGTAGATGCCTTGACAACCTTGGCAGAATCGCGGAATTTTTTTGTGTCATTTCCGGCAATTGACGCTTTAAGGCGGATTGGTAATCCTGCTATTGCCCCCAGGTTAGTTCCTTTACTGGCAGATCAAGTATTGAGAGAACCAGCCGCGCTCACCTTGGGGGAACTTGGAAATGAAGAGGTAGTTGCCCCCTTGGTAGAACTTTTAAATACAGGGACAGCACCAGCCAAAGTAATTATCAAGGCGATCGCTAACCTCTACTACCGCTATGAAAAAGTTTATGGCGAAGGTAATCAAATTATTGATTTATTCAAGCAGTCGATTACTCAGCAAGGTACGGATAACTTCCTTAAGGCGCTTCACCATGCCAAGCACAATGAATTTCGCTCGTTTGTACTAATTCTAAGTTGGCTAGATGGCGAAGCCATAGAAGCAGCGATGACTGAGCTATTAAATTATCCAGCCGCCCGTGATTTGGCTAAAGTTGCCCTCGTCAAATACGGTAAACGAGTCACTAAGTTATTAATGGCACAACTAGCAGCCGCAGATTTGGCAACCAGTGAAGCTGCTATTGTCACATTGGGGCGAATTGGCGATCCTATTGCTGTGCCAGCAATGATTGAAATTTTAACGACAATTCCAGAGTTAGTAATTCCTACAGCCGGAGCATTAGCACAAATTGGCGATCGCCGTGCCTTTGAAGCATTACTAAGTTTAATTGGTCATCAAGATGTCGGAGTACGTCAGGCTGCAATTTCTGCTTTGGATTCTTTGGGGCATCCAGAGATGGCAGGGCGGATGGTTCAACTATTAAGTGATCCTGATCCTTTAGTAAGAGAATCAGCAGTAAAAATAGCGGGATATTTTGCTTATCCAGAGTGTGAACAGTTACTATTTGCAGCTTGCTCTGATCCTATAGAAATTGTCCGCACTGCGGCAATAGAACATATTGCTTATTTGGAAAACGAAAATGTACTAACAACTATTGCTCATGCCTTATATAATGAAACCCCGAAAGTGCGGACGGTAGCTGCTAAAGCGTTGGAACATCTAGATAGTAATAGTGCTTTTCCATTATTGCTTAGTGCTTTAAAAGATCCAGAGCCTTGGGTGCGATATTATGCTGCCCGTTCAATTGGCAGACATGAATATGTTGAAGCAATAGACGCTTTAGCACAATTAGCGCAAAGTGATGAAGCGAACCATGTGCGATCGTCTGCGATCCAAGCACTAGGGCGCATTGGTGGTGAGCGTGCTGTAGCTATTCTTGCACCATTAGTTTTAGTTACTGATAGCGAGGGAGATTTACCCCAAGCCGCGATCGCTGCTTTGGGCATGATTAAGCATCCAGACGCTTTACCAACATTGTTAGCTGTGGCGCGTAATGCCGATACTGTTAGCCGTCTAGCTGCGATTCGTGCGTTGGGTGAATGTAATGGTATTGGTGTAGCAGAAGCATTACAATGTATTGCACAATCAAACCCACAAACTGTGATTGTGCAAACAGCAATTGAGGCGCTGGCACGTTTGGCAATTACAGAAACTAACAGTAATTCACACAGAAGCTCCTCGATCGCCGCTTTAATCGATCTGACAGCAGAACCAACCAGGCGAGAAGCTTGCGTTACCGCATTAGCTAAACTGCGTGAACCACAAATTGCAGCAATTGCTACTGGGTTGACTCATCCTCGTAGTGGTGTTCGCCGTGCTGTAGTAGATGCACTGACGCGGTTAAAGCATCCCCAAGCATCAGCCTTTTTAGAGACAGCTTTAGAGGATAGCGATGGTATAGTGCGTTTAGCGGCTGTCACCGCTTTGGGATATTTAGGTAATCGCAGTGCAGAACGTAAACTGGTGATTTTAGCGCGTACAGATCCCGATCCCGCAGTCCGTCGCGCTGCCCAAAAAGTGTTGCAAATGTAA
- a CDS encoding protein-glutamate methylesterase/protein-glutamine glutaminase, giving the protein MDKLLRVLIVDDSAYVRKVVKQMLSRSPFIEVVGAAHDGEEALEMVQELQPNVVTLDLIMPHMDGVEFLRRQMAINPIPVIVLSIASESGEMALAALDAGAVDFVQKPTALATEKIFEISEELIEKVKSAADVPLKRLLAPQLSNNKQAASVATKPQSGTLDIIVIGISTGGPQALTFLIPQLPAEMPVPIAMVLHMPVGYTEMYARRLNEQSNLEVIEAYEGAIVKPGVALLAAAGRHLSFRRQPDGTVVAHLDARPIDTLHRPAVDVLFQSAAEVYSDRVLGIVMTGMGSDGKQGAAWIKSHGGKIITEAEETCVVYGMPRSVVEAGLSDRSVPLTHMAQAILEEI; this is encoded by the coding sequence ATGGATAAATTATTAAGAGTATTAATAGTAGACGATTCAGCCTACGTGCGTAAAGTTGTCAAGCAAATGTTATCACGTAGCCCATTTATAGAAGTAGTAGGGGCTGCCCATGATGGTGAAGAAGCATTAGAAATGGTGCAAGAACTCCAGCCAAACGTAGTGACATTAGACTTAATCATGCCCCACATGGACGGAGTAGAATTTCTCCGTCGCCAAATGGCAATAAACCCCATTCCTGTAATAGTTCTCAGCATTGCCAGTGAGAGTGGTGAAATGGCACTAGCCGCACTTGACGCGGGTGCAGTTGACTTTGTGCAAAAGCCAACAGCTTTAGCAACCGAAAAGATTTTTGAAATTAGTGAAGAATTAATCGAAAAAGTCAAATCTGCTGCTGATGTACCGCTTAAGCGTTTGCTTGCGCCCCAATTATCTAACAACAAACAAGCGGCTTCAGTTGCCACAAAACCTCAGTCAGGAACACTAGATATTATTGTGATTGGGATATCAACAGGTGGTCCTCAAGCCCTCACCTTCTTAATTCCTCAACTACCTGCTGAAATGCCAGTACCGATCGCAATGGTATTACATATGCCAGTAGGTTATACAGAAATGTATGCCCGCAGATTAAATGAGCAATCAAACTTAGAAGTAATTGAGGCTTATGAAGGCGCTATTGTCAAGCCAGGAGTAGCATTACTAGCTGCTGCTGGACGACACTTAAGCTTTCGCCGTCAACCTGATGGTACAGTAGTCGCCCACTTAGATGCCCGTCCCATAGATACCCTGCATCGTCCCGCAGTCGATGTGCTATTTCAATCAGCCGCCGAAGTTTATAGCGATCGCGTTTTGGGAATAGTAATGACAGGGATGGGTTCTGATGGCAAACAAGGCGCAGCTTGGATTAAGTCTCATGGAGGAAAAATTATTACCGAAGCAGAAGAAACTTGTGTTGTCTACGGGATGCCTCGTTCAGTCGTTGAAGCAGGGTTAAGCGATCGCAGTGTACCACTAACCCACATGGCGCAAGCAATTTTAGAGGAAATCTGA
- a CDS encoding CheR family methyltransferase, which translates to MQFIPENLTLPESTFTLLRDLIHEHIGVSYESDKRELLADKLLPRVIERGFHSYLDYYYLLKYDETADTEWKYLIDALSVQETFFWREFDQIQALVEAIAPQHLANSPYQPLRIWSAACATGEEPLTIAMALNEAGWFEKMTIEIYASDASHSAIAKAESGLYRDRAFRSLSPQLKAKYFQDEAGLTRISPEIHNRIKWSCANLVSKTDLQKFPPMSVIFCRNVFIYFSEPAIRKTLKLFLPKLLTPGYLFVGASESLLKLTNALELQEIAGAFVYVKN; encoded by the coding sequence ATGCAATTTATTCCAGAAAACCTCACTTTGCCGGAAAGTACGTTTACGTTGTTACGTGATTTAATTCATGAACACATAGGCGTGAGTTATGAAAGCGACAAACGCGAGTTGTTGGCAGATAAACTTTTGCCGCGAGTAATTGAACGAGGTTTTCACTCGTATTTAGACTACTACTACCTGCTGAAATACGATGAAACAGCAGATACAGAATGGAAATATTTAATTGATGCACTTTCAGTTCAAGAAACCTTTTTTTGGCGAGAATTTGATCAAATTCAAGCTTTAGTTGAAGCGATCGCACCTCAACATTTAGCTAATTCTCCCTACCAACCATTGCGGATTTGGAGTGCTGCTTGTGCCACAGGCGAGGAACCTTTGACGATCGCAATGGCATTAAATGAAGCAGGCTGGTTTGAAAAAATGACGATTGAAATTTATGCTAGTGATGCCAGCCACAGTGCGATCGCCAAAGCTGAATCTGGTTTATATCGCGATCGCGCCTTCCGTAGTCTATCACCTCAATTAAAAGCCAAATATTTCCAAGATGAAGCAGGATTAACACGGATATCGCCAGAAATTCACAATCGCATCAAGTGGAGTTGTGCAAATTTAGTTTCCAAAACCGATTTGCAAAAATTCCCCCCAATGTCAGTGATCTTTTGTCGCAACGTCTTCATTTATTTTTCAGAACCCGCCATTCGCAAAACTCTCAAATTGTTCTTGCCAAAACTCCTAACACCAGGTTATTTATTTGTTGGCGCGTCTGAATCACTATTAAAACTGACTAACGCACTGGAACTACAAGAAATTGCTGGCGCATTCGTATACGTTAAAAATTAA